One Nitrospirota bacterium genomic window carries:
- the rpsG gene encoding 30S ribosomal protein S7 — MPRRRVVTNREILPDPLYNSKVVSKFISAIMKDGKKSTAARICYGAFDIIKEKTGGDPLKLFKTALENVKPVLEVKARRVGGATYQVPVDIRPSRRMALAFRWIINYSQARGERTMREKLAGELLDASNNTGSSIKKKEDTHKMADANKAFAHFRW; from the coding sequence ATGCCGAGAAGAAGAGTAGTCACAAACAGAGAAATATTGCCGGATCCACTTTACAACAGCAAGGTTGTAAGCAAGTTTATCAGCGCAATTATGAAAGACGGAAAAAAATCTACAGCCGCAAGAATATGCTACGGAGCGTTTGATATTATCAAGGAGAAGACGGGAGGCGATCCGTTGAAGCTTTTTAAGACCGCGCTGGAAAACGTCAAACCCGTTCTTGAGGTCAAAGCAAGACGCGTCGGCGGCGCTACTTATCAGGTGCCGGTTGATATCAGGCCTTCAAGGAGAATGGCACTTGCATTCAGATGGATTATAAATTATTCACAGGCCCGCGGAGAGCGGACCATGAGGGAGAAACTGGCCGGCGAATTACTGGACGCCTCCAATAACACCGGGTCTTCCATAAAGAAGAAGGAAGATACCCATAAGATGGCCGATGCTAACAAGGCCTTCGCTCATTTCAGATGGTAA